A genomic stretch from Haemophilus parainfluenzae ATCC 33392 includes:
- the glpX gene encoding class II fructose-bisphosphatase — MNRALAIEFSRVTEAAALAAYTWLGRGNKNAADDAAVKAMRYMLNLIHMDGEIVIGEGEIDEAPMLYIGEKVGSGNGELVSIAVDPIDGTRMTAMGQSNAISVLAAGGKRTFLKAPDMYMEKLVVGPEVKGMIDLSLPIEQNLRRVASRLGKSLSDLTVMVLAKPRHDEMIKQMHNLGIRVMAIPDGDVAASVLCCLPDAEVDMLYGIGGAPEGVAAAAAIRALGGDMQARLIPRNEVKGDTEENRKIAAEEIQRCEALGVKVNEILKLEDLVRDDNLVFAATGITHGELLKGISRRGNLATTETLLIRGKSRTIRKIQSIHYLDRKDSEIYEILRN, encoded by the coding sequence ATGAATCGTGCATTAGCTATTGAATTTTCAAGAGTAACCGAAGCGGCAGCATTGGCTGCTTACACTTGGCTTGGTCGTGGTAATAAAAATGCGGCGGATGATGCAGCAGTCAAAGCCATGCGTTATATGCTGAATTTAATCCATATGGACGGTGAAATTGTGATTGGTGAAGGAGAAATTGACGAAGCACCAATGCTTTATATTGGCGAAAAAGTAGGGTCAGGTAATGGTGAACTCGTTTCTATTGCGGTTGATCCAATTGATGGCACAAGAATGACCGCAATGGGCCAATCAAATGCCATTTCAGTATTGGCAGCTGGTGGTAAACGTACCTTCTTAAAAGCGCCTGATATGTATATGGAAAAATTAGTCGTCGGTCCTGAAGTGAAAGGCATGATTGATTTAAGTTTACCGATTGAACAAAATCTTCGTCGAGTGGCTTCTCGTTTAGGTAAATCTTTATCGGATTTAACCGTGATGGTGCTCGCTAAGCCACGTCACGATGAAATGATTAAACAAATGCATAATCTAGGTATTCGCGTGATGGCTATTCCAGATGGTGATGTGGCGGCTTCGGTTTTATGTTGTTTACCAGATGCGGAAGTAGATATGCTTTATGGTATTGGTGGTGCACCTGAAGGCGTGGCTGCTGCTGCCGCAATTCGTGCATTAGGTGGGGATATGCAAGCTCGTCTTATTCCACGTAATGAAGTGAAAGGTGATACAGAAGAAAATCGTAAAATTGCCGCTGAAGAAATTCAACGTTGTGAAGCCTTAGGTGTGAAGGTCAATGAAATCTTAAAATTAGAAGATTTAGTACGTGATGATAATCTTGTTTTTGCCGCAACAGGAATTACGCACGGTGAATTACTCAAAGGGATTTCTCGCCGTGGTAACTTGGCAACTACAGAAACCTTATTAATTCGTGGTAAATCACGCACCATTCGTAAAATCCAATCCATCCATTATCTCGATAGAAAAGATTCTGAAATCTATGAGATTTTAAGAAATTAG
- the mutS gene encoding DNA mismatch repair protein MutS, whose protein sequence is MNLQDNFDQHTPMMQQYLKLKAENPDILLFYRMGDFYELFYDDAKKAAALLDISLTKRGQSAGNPIPMAGVPYHAVEGYLAKLVQLGEPVAICEQVGDPATSKGPVERKIVRIVTPGTVSDEALLPERQDNLIVAVYQEKEKFGLATLDMTSGRFQLCEPHSKEALQAELQRINPVELLYCEDFAEMAIIEHYKGLRRRPIWEFELSTAISELNRQFGTKDLRAFGVEKSPLGLAAAGCLLQYAKETQRASLPHIQSISVIQNNDNIQLDAATRRNLELTQNLAGGTENTLASVLDKCVTPMGSRLLKRWIHQPIRQTDILLKRQKTIGEIIEQDLYHELQPYLQQVGDMERILARVALRSARPRDLTRLRTALEQIEPIKSLIHTKTSSNLTALSAQIDDFSAQIELLNKAIIETPPLLIRDGGVIAEGYNAELDEWRTLSAGATQYLENLEQRERESTGIDTLKIGFNAVHGYYIQISQGQAHKAPIHYVRRQTLKNAERYIIPELKEYEDKVLKSKGAALALEKQLYDELFDLLLPHLGQLQLTSLALSELDVLVNLAERAETLNYVAPQFSDEIGVKIENGRHPVVEQVLKDPFIANPVNLNQQRHLLIITGPNMGGKSTYMRQTALITLIAYIGSFVPADSAVIGQIDRIFTRIGASDDLASGRSTFMVEMTEMANILHQATSQSLVLIDEIGRGTSTYDGLSLAWACAEWLAKKTRSLTLFATHYFELTALPEQIEGIANIHLDALEHNNTIAFMHAVQDGAASKSYGLAVAALAGVPQSVIKLAKQKLHQLEKLSAQNGDQQIQHLRALNQHQGELAFEAEPDALREAIEQLDPDELSPKQALAYLYQLKKML, encoded by the coding sequence ATGAATTTACAAGACAATTTCGATCAGCATACGCCGATGATGCAGCAATATCTCAAGTTAAAAGCAGAAAATCCTGACATTTTGTTATTTTATAGAATGGGGGATTTTTATGAACTTTTTTATGATGATGCAAAAAAAGCGGCAGCGTTGTTAGATATTTCTTTAACTAAACGTGGACAATCCGCAGGTAATCCAATTCCCATGGCGGGCGTGCCTTATCACGCGGTAGAAGGCTATTTAGCAAAATTAGTGCAATTAGGTGAACCTGTAGCCATTTGTGAACAAGTGGGTGATCCCGCCACATCAAAAGGACCGGTTGAGCGAAAAATTGTGCGAATTGTGACACCAGGTACAGTGAGTGATGAAGCCCTTTTACCAGAACGCCAAGACAACTTAATTGTAGCGGTTTATCAGGAAAAAGAAAAATTTGGTCTAGCCACATTAGACATGACATCTGGACGTTTCCAGCTTTGTGAACCTCATTCAAAAGAAGCCTTGCAAGCTGAATTACAGCGTATTAATCCCGTAGAATTACTTTATTGTGAAGATTTTGCTGAAATGGCCATTATCGAACATTATAAAGGATTACGTCGTCGTCCAATTTGGGAATTTGAACTCAGTACCGCGATCTCAGAACTTAATCGTCAATTTGGTACGAAAGATTTACGTGCATTTGGTGTAGAAAAATCACCTCTTGGCTTGGCAGCAGCAGGTTGTTTATTGCAATATGCAAAAGAAACACAACGCGCTTCTCTGCCACATATTCAAAGTATTAGTGTTATTCAAAATAACGATAATATTCAATTAGATGCTGCAACACGCCGAAATTTAGAACTCACTCAAAATCTTGCGGGTGGTACAGAAAACACGCTGGCTTCGGTATTAGATAAATGTGTTACGCCAATGGGTAGCCGTTTGTTAAAACGTTGGATTCATCAGCCTATCCGTCAAACAGACATTCTATTAAAACGCCAAAAAACGATTGGTGAAATTATTGAGCAAGATTTGTATCACGAATTGCAGCCTTATTTGCAACAAGTGGGGGATATGGAACGGATTCTTGCTCGTGTAGCACTGCGTTCTGCTCGTCCTCGTGATCTCACACGTTTACGAACTGCATTAGAACAAATTGAACCGATAAAATCGCTGATTCATACAAAAACATCGTCAAATTTGACCGCACTTTCTGCACAAATTGATGATTTTTCCGCGCAAATCGAACTACTTAATAAAGCAATTATTGAAACCCCTCCGTTATTAATTCGCGATGGTGGCGTTATTGCTGAAGGCTATAATGCCGAATTAGACGAATGGCGAACCCTTTCCGCTGGCGCAACGCAATATTTAGAAAATTTAGAACAACGTGAACGAGAAAGCACAGGTATTGATACCTTAAAAATTGGCTTTAATGCGGTGCATGGTTATTACATTCAAATCAGCCAAGGGCAAGCTCATAAAGCACCGATTCATTATGTTCGTCGTCAAACCTTAAAAAATGCCGAACGCTACATTATTCCTGAATTAAAAGAATATGAAGACAAGGTTTTAAAATCAAAAGGCGCGGCGCTTGCTTTAGAAAAGCAACTTTATGATGAATTATTTGATTTATTGTTGCCACATTTAGGTCAATTACAGTTAACCAGCTTGGCATTGTCTGAATTGGATGTGTTAGTTAACCTCGCAGAACGAGCAGAAACCTTAAATTATGTTGCACCACAATTTAGTGATGAAATTGGCGTAAAAATTGAAAATGGTCGCCATCCTGTAGTGGAACAAGTCTTAAAAGATCCCTTTATTGCTAACCCTGTGAATCTCAATCAGCAACGTCATTTGCTGATTATTACTGGCCCAAATATGGGTGGTAAAAGTACCTATATGCGTCAAACAGCTTTAATTACATTGATAGCGTATATAGGCAGTTTTGTGCCAGCTGATAGTGCGGTTATCGGGCAAATTGATCGTATTTTTACTCGAATTGGCGCCTCTGATGATTTAGCCTCCGGTCGTTCTACATTTATGGTAGAAATGACCGAAATGGCGAATATTCTTCATCAAGCCACTTCACAAAGTTTAGTTCTGATTGATGAAATTGGACGCGGTACTTCTACCTATGATGGGCTTTCTTTAGCTTGGGCTTGTGCCGAATGGCTGGCAAAGAAAACTCGTTCACTTACATTATTTGCGACCCATTATTTTGAACTCACCGCACTGCCAGAACAAATTGAAGGCATTGCTAACATTCATTTAGATGCATTAGAACATAACAATACCATTGCCTTTATGCACGCTGTTCAAGACGGTGCGGCAAGTAAAAGTTATGGACTTGCTGTTGCAGCGCTGGCTGGTGTGCCTCAATCCGTTATTAAACTGGCGAAGCAAAAATTGCATCAATTAGAAAAATTGTCGGCACAAAATGGTGATCAACAAATTCAACATTTAAGAGCATTAAATCAACATCAAGGTGAATTGGCTTTTGAAGCAGAACCGGATGCTTTACGCGAAGCCATTGAGCAACTTGATCCAGATGAATTAAGTCCAAAACAAGCCTTAGCTTATCTGTATCAATTGAAGAAAATGCTGTAA
- a CDS encoding MgtC/SapB family protein, protein MENSFLFSTALEQTAYLLILGKMLLALVLGGIIGLERELKHKPVGVKTCAIIAVTTCVLTIVSIQAAEHYAQVSDNIRTDPMRLAAQVISGIGFLGAGVILHKKNDAISGLTTAAIIWAAAAIGVATGAGFIFDAIIATLMILIAIRISPIVQRYVRRKTYKKRTRLAIQLISASGISKVTDLLLKHDYRIENISVKDQASGEVRLQVRCYNIDNEMLKDVYTLLKTEDEVLSVDVEN, encoded by the coding sequence ATGGAAAATTCTTTTCTTTTTTCGACCGCTCTTGAACAGACGGCTTATTTACTTATCCTAGGGAAAATGCTACTCGCACTTGTACTTGGCGGGATTATTGGCTTAGAACGTGAACTTAAGCACAAACCAGTTGGGGTCAAAACCTGTGCCATTATTGCGGTGACGACTTGTGTACTGACGATTGTCTCCATTCAAGCCGCAGAACATTATGCTCAAGTTTCAGATAATATCCGAACTGACCCTATGCGACTTGCCGCACAAGTAATCAGTGGCATAGGTTTCTTAGGTGCAGGGGTTATTTTGCACAAGAAAAATGATGCGATTTCAGGTTTAACCACTGCAGCAATTATCTGGGCAGCAGCGGCTATCGGTGTGGCAACAGGTGCAGGCTTTATTTTTGATGCGATTATTGCCACTTTAATGATTTTAATCGCTATCCGTATCAGCCCGATTGTGCAGCGTTATGTTCGTCGTAAAACCTATAAAAAACGTACTCGTTTAGCCATTCAACTAATCTCTGCTAGCGGCATCAGTAAAGTAACGGATTTATTATTGAAACATGATTACCGCATTGAAAATATCTCAGTAAAAGACCAAGCGAGTGGTGAAGTTCGCTTGCAAGTACGATGCTACAATATTGATAATGAAATGCTAAAAGATGTCTATACCCTGTTAAAAACAGAAGATGAAGTACTGAGTGTGGATGTAGAAAATTAA
- the zapB gene encoding cell division protein ZapB — protein MSLEILDQLEEKIKQAVETIQLLQLEVEELKEQKNQSQQSVEALRNENEQLKNEHRNWQEHIRSLLGKFDNV, from the coding sequence ATGTCTTTAGAAATTTTAGATCAGCTTGAAGAAAAAATTAAACAAGCAGTAGAAACGATTCAATTACTTCAACTTGAAGTAGAAGAGTTAAAAGAACAAAAAAATCAATCTCAACAATCAGTAGAAGCCTTGCGAAATGAAAATGAGCAACTTAAAAATGAGCACCGCAACTGGCAAGAACATATTCGTTCATTGTTGGGTAAATTCGACAACGTATAA
- the rimO gene encoding 30S ribosomal protein S12 methylthiotransferase RimO, translating into MQKSTPNIGFVSLGCPKNLVDSERILTELRTDGYNIVPSYENVDLVIVNTCGFIDSAVQESLEAIGEALEENGRVIVTGCLGAKEDQIRQVHPKVLEVSGPHSYETVMAQVHKYVPKPEHNPYTSLVPKQGVKLTPKHYAYLKISEGCDHRCTFCIIPSLRGDLESRSITQVLDEAKRLADAGVKELLVVSQDTSAYAMDTQRKEGGVKTAFWNGMPIKNDLMTLCKQLGKLGIWVRLHYVYPYPHVDDLIPLMAEGLLLPYLDIPLQHASPKILKAMKRPGKIDRTLERIKQWREICPDLTLRSTFIVGFPGETEEDFQMLLDFLKEAQLDRVGCFKFSPVEGALATEMADQVPEDVKEERFHRFMQLQQEISAERLKQKIGQTLDVIVDEIDNEGIIGRTKADAPEVDGLVYIENLSGTPVKVGEFIKVTITHSDEYDLWGTC; encoded by the coding sequence ATGCAAAAATCAACGCCGAATATTGGCTTTGTAAGTTTAGGTTGTCCTAAAAATTTAGTGGATTCTGAACGTATTCTGACAGAATTACGTACCGATGGATATAACATTGTGCCAAGTTATGAAAATGTGGACTTGGTCATTGTGAATACTTGCGGCTTTATTGATAGTGCTGTGCAGGAATCCCTAGAAGCCATTGGAGAGGCGTTGGAAGAAAATGGACGCGTGATTGTGACCGGCTGTTTAGGGGCGAAAGAAGATCAAATTCGCCAAGTTCATCCAAAAGTATTGGAAGTGAGCGGTCCGCACAGTTATGAAACAGTAATGGCACAAGTACATAAATACGTACCAAAACCTGAGCATAATCCATACACCAGCCTTGTACCAAAACAAGGGGTGAAATTAACACCAAAACACTACGCTTATTTGAAAATCTCAGAAGGCTGTGATCATCGCTGTACATTCTGTATAATCCCTTCATTACGTGGGGATTTAGAAAGCCGTTCTATTACTCAAGTATTGGATGAAGCAAAACGTCTTGCTGATGCGGGTGTGAAGGAATTGTTAGTTGTTTCACAAGATACTTCTGCTTATGCGATGGATACGCAACGTAAAGAAGGTGGCGTGAAAACGGCCTTCTGGAATGGTATGCCAATTAAAAATGACTTAATGACCTTGTGTAAACAGCTTGGTAAATTAGGTATTTGGGTGCGTTTACATTACGTTTATCCTTATCCACATGTGGATGATTTAATCCCATTAATGGCGGAAGGTTTATTATTGCCTTATTTGGATATTCCATTACAACATGCGAGTCCGAAAATTTTAAAAGCAATGAAAAGACCAGGAAAAATTGACCGCACTTTAGAGCGTATCAAGCAATGGCGTGAAATTTGTCCAGATTTAACTTTGCGTTCAACTTTCATCGTAGGTTTCCCAGGTGAAACAGAAGAAGACTTCCAAATGTTATTGGATTTCTTAAAAGAAGCACAACTTGATCGCGTGGGCTGTTTCAAATTTAGCCCAGTAGAAGGCGCACTTGCAACTGAAATGGCTGATCAAGTGCCTGAAGATGTAAAAGAAGAACGTTTCCACCGCTTTATGCAGTTACAACAAGAAATTTCGGCTGAACGATTAAAACAAAAAATTGGCCAAACGCTTGATGTCATTGTGGATGAAATTGATAACGAAGGTATTATCGGCCGTACAAAAGCCGATGCACCCGAAGTTGATGGCTTAGTTTATATTGAAAATCTAAGTGGCACGCCTGTGAAAGTGGGCGAATTTATTAAAGTAACCATTACCCATTCAGATGAATACGATCTTTGGGGAACCTGTTAA